The Paramisgurnus dabryanus chromosome 6, PD_genome_1.1, whole genome shotgun sequence genome has a window encoding:
- the LOC135767159 gene encoding uncharacterized protein has protein sequence MAHCADVSNISISAKDGSNISAPVLSNLQVEGNINITNYFTDNVESATETTDTVSLITEYKKSILSEYAYLTEHTSRAGEQVLLNDRYIDPMIVHKHREREEKEQEMRSRGDKFFISRTNQRNKSISLNQLFSPESEAKKGVPRAVILQGDSGTGKSITALKILLDWASGELYAELFDVVFYLRCQELSGLSGEMSLVEVLDCSLTQNEIAQILKDKSQKTLFIVDGFDELVLSSTNKSLPPKPNIKAHPTTILCSLLKGRMMRDSFLLVTTRSAAVDKLEGVLKKPQSFMEILGFSEKGVMEYFEKFFDDEEFSKQVYEQVRVHEMLHTVCFVPVFCWIICTIFKKKGKDGVATSELTTTTSIFVDFTVTMLKHHSSLSQDEQFNLLKSLGQLAESGTAKRQILFRKSSLPKEISGIPNVPFLCMFRQQERTFLKEMVGFMHLSFQEFFTALSYLLTDKSEVKIKVKELLELAGNGRHNDHLLPVIRFLFGLSNKKLSRLFVGESASSVIRAQLEKWIGRVLVKNIMNTFYMSDFILHCLYELHDKDILKNVMRLWEKSGIHIHWTLKSIDCQVIMFCLQFSKQISRLELRCNAEHLKALHSAISRCYTLWLEFESMSDTDVDVLISGLGRKKEVNYLKMHDGDLSDESLQKILKSIRGQQSVGDFRLSVKSISYDNADLIMNFLIKEMMGKEFSICIASQAETREETLCSEFTIKTKKNSCWLTVGHSEEDEGEILNQPGVGYYQAFSKISFAISTTSKISTVDWRDFLKISNNLRCFLNVKDAEFGENLDLLLSFLNSVPGLTEVDIHATYLTEIWTSRILSYLHVNPKISRIMFYVKIVLTSDVERVCSTFCVFRKPFVPYKMHDSEEDNPSLILSVDRWAYDAVRCSSGKPIQSYPHDTPALVKLNLSVPPLEGSRFTWEKLFQETYQLIQLIEKPPDLEDRVDSLLVFLDSVPGLKKIQLWLNYMNEIWAAALFSLFMSRSSLLHLELKTSLTIGVESLGMIRHDGIKLSVGCNHVNYIDDYDISFLKPPVHKMLPCITLTITDKSENSNADWKKFFHAYNQLKVLTENCPEYDEHAGDLLSVLQSVSGLKVLDLMVRFMNVDEASRVLDLLQTNPSLHIIKFPETPETDFSEKCGNTIFRTSKSEEDSDDSMDRFIGFG, from the exons ATGGCTCACTGTGCTGATGTTTCAAACATCAGTATCTCAGCGAAGGATGGCAGCAATATTTCAGCACCAGTCTTATCAAACTTACAGGTTGAAGGAAACATAAACATTACAAACTATTTTACAG ATAATGTTGAATCTGCAACTGAAACCACAG ATACAGTCTCATTGATCACTGAATACAAGAAGTCAATACTGTCCGAGTATGCTTATTTGACAGAACACACCTCTCGTGCGGGTGAACAGGTGCTCCTTAATGACCGTTACATTGACCCAATGATTGTTCACAAACACAGAGAAAGGGAGGAGAAAGAGCAGGAGATGCGTTCAAGAGGAGATAAGTTCTTCATCTCCAGAACTAACCAAAGAAACAAAAGCATCAGCCTAAATCAACTTTTCAGTCCGGAGAGCGAGGCTAAGAAAGGTGTGCCGAGAGCTGTAATTCTCCAAGGAGACTCTGGAACTGGGAAATCCATCACCGCACTTAAGATCCTTCTAGATTGGGCTTCTGGAGAGCTTTATGCTGAACTCTTTGATGTTGTGTTTTATCTGAGGTGTCAGGAGCTCAGTGGTCTTTCGGGTGAGATGAGTCTGGTGGAAGTTTTGGACTGCAGCTTAACTCAAAATGAGATTGCTCAGATCCTAAAGGACAAATCACAGAAAACCTTGTTCATTGTCGATGGCTTTGATGAACTCGTTTTGTCCTCAACCAATAAGTCCTTGCCACCAAAACCAAATATCAAAGCCCATCCAACAACCATTCTCTGTTCTCTTCTGAAAGGACGAATGATGAGAGATTCTTTCCTGCTGGTCACCACAAGGTCAGCAGCTGTAGATAAACTGGAAGGTGTTCTTAAAAAGCCACAAAGCTTCATGGAGATCTTAGGTTTCTCAGAGAAAGGAGTAATGGAATATTTCGAAAAGTTCTTCGACGACGAAGAGTTCTCTAAACAAGTGTACGAGCAAGTCAGGGTGCACGAGATGCTCCACACCGTTTGCTTCGTTCCTGTCTTCTGCTGGATCATCTGCacaattttcaagaaaaaaggAAAAGATGGCGTTGCCACCAGTGAGCTGACCACCACCACCTCCATTTTTGTTGACTTCACGGTAACGATGTTGAAGCATCATAGTAGTTTAAGTCAGGATGAACAGTTTAACCTCCTAAAGAGTCTGGGCCAGCTGGCAGAGAGTGGGACGGCGAAACGTCAAATCCTATTTCGCAAGAGCAGTCTTCCAAAGGAAATCTCAGGTATTCCAAACGTTCCCTTTCTCTGCATGTTTCGTCAACAGGAGAGAACGTTTCTAAAAGAGATGGTCGGTTTTATGCACCTCAGCTTCCAGGAATTCTTTACCGCTCTCTCGTATTTGTTAACGGACAAGTCGGAGGTGAAAATTAAAGTCAAGGAGCTGCTTGAACTGGCAGGCAATGGAAGGCACAACGATCATCTCTTACCTGTAATCCGCTTCCTTTTCGGTCTCTCCAACAAGAAGCTGAGTCGTCTGTTCGTGGGGGAATCTGCATCTTCTGTCATCCGTGCGCAGCTGGAGAAATGGATAGGCAGAGTTTTAGTGAAGAACATCATGAACACCTTTTACATGAGTGATTTCATTCTTCATTGTCTTTATGAGCTTCACGATAAGgacattttaaagaatgttatGAGGCTCTGGGAAAAGTCAGGCATTCACATACACTGGACTCTGAAGAGTATTGACTGTCAGGTCATCATGTTTTGCCTTCAGTTCAGTAAACAGATTAGCAGATTGGAGCTGAGGTGCAATGCAGAACATCTTAAAGCGCTTCATTCTGCCATCTCCAGGTGTTACACACTGTG gttGGAATTTGAATCCATGTCAGACACTGATGTTGACGTCCTGATTTCAGGTCTGGGGAGGAAGAAGGAAGTTAACTATCTGAA GATGCATGATGGAGATCTATCAGATGAAAGTCTGCAGAAGATCTTGAAGTCCATCCGTGGTCAGCAGTCAGTCGGTGACTTTCGCCTCTCCGTGAAGTCCATCAGCTATGACAATGCAGATCTAATCATGAACTTCCTCATTAAAGAGATGATGGGTAAAGAGTTCAG CATTTGCATTGCCAGTCAAGCAGAAACGAGAGAAGAGACTCTGTGCTCGGAGTTCACAATAAAGACCAAAAAAAATTCCTGCTG GCTGACTGTCGGGCACTCGGAAGAGGATGAGGGTGAAATCTTAAATCAACCTGGTGTTGGTTATTATCAGGCCTTTTCAAAAATATCCTTTGCGATCTCTACTACATCCAAAATATCTACAGTTGATTGGAGAGATTTCCTCAAGATATCAAATAACCTAAGATGCTTCTTAAATGT TAAAGATGCAGAGTTTGGTGAAAACCTGGATTTACTTTTATCATTCCTGAATTCAGTTCCTGGTTTAACTGAGGTTGATATACATGCCACATACCTGACAGAGATTTGGACCTCAAGAATTCTTTCCTACCTTCATGTCAATCCAAAGATTTCTCGTATaat GTTTTATGTGAAAATCGTCTTGACGAGTGATGTTGAAAGAGTCTGTTCAACGTTTTGCGTCTTTAGAAAGCCATTTGTGCC GTATAAGATGCATGACAGTGAGGAAGATAATCCATCATTGATCCTCTCAGTGGACAGATGGGCTTATGATGCTGT aCGCTGTAGCAGTGGAAAGCCGATTCAGTCGTACCCTCATGACACACCAGCTCTTGTGAAACTCAACCTCAGTGTTCCTCCTCTGGAAGGATCTCGTTTCACTTGGGAGAAACTTTTCCAGGAGACCTACCAACTTATTCAGTTGATAGAAAA ACCCCCAGATCTGGAGGATCGTGTGGATTCTCTGTTGGTGTTTTTGGATTCGGTTCCTGGTCTTAAGAAAATACAACTGTGGCTAAACTACATGAATGAGATCTGGGCCGCTgctctcttctctctctttaTGTCTCGCTCAAGTTTACTTCACTTAGA GTTGAAAACCAGTTTGACTATTGGTGTGGAGAGTCTGGGAATGATAAGACACGATGGAATAAA GTTGTCTGTGGGATGTAATCATGTGAATTATATAGATGATTATGACATCAGTTTCTTAAAACCTCCAGTACACAAAATGCTTCCCTGCATTACCTTAACAATAACAGATAAGTCTGAGAACAGCAACGCAGACTGGAAAAAATTCTTTCATGCCTACAATCAGCTGAAAGTCTTGACTGAAAA TTGTCCAGAGTATGATGAGCATGCAGGTGACCTCCTCTCTGTCCTGCAGTCTGTGTCCGGACTGAAGGTTCTGGATCTAATGGTTAGATTCATGAATGTAGATGAAGCATCTCGAGTCCTGGATCTCCTTCAGACTAACCCCAGTCTGCACATAATAAA GTTTCCAGAAACACCTGAGACAGACTTCAGTGAGAAATGCGGTAATACAATCTTCAG GACCAGTAAGAGTGAAGAGGACAGTGATGATTCAATGGACAGATTCATTGGTTTTGGGTAA